A window of Rattus norvegicus strain BN/NHsdMcwi chromosome 14, GRCr8, whole genome shotgun sequence contains these coding sequences:
- the Mtf2 gene encoding metal-response element-binding transcription factor 2 isoform X2: protein MVCTICQEEYSEAPNEMVICDKCGQGYHQLCHTPHIDSSVIDSDEKWLCRQCVFATTTKRGGALKKGPNAKALQVMKQTLPYSVADLEWDAGHKTNVQQCYCYCGGPGDWYLKMLQCCKCKQWFHEACVQCLQKPMLFGDRFYTFICSVCSSGPEYLKRLPLQWVDIAHLCLYNLSVIHKKKYFDSELELMTYINDNWDRLHPGELADTPKSERYEHVLEALNDYKTMFMSGKEIKKKKHLFGLRIRVPPVPPNVAFKAEKEPEGTSHEFKIKGRKASKPTSDSREVSNGIEKKGKKKSVGRPPGPYTRKMIQKTAEPPLGKESVSENPALDLPCSIGRTEGVAHSSNTSDVDLTGASSAKETTSSSIPRHYGLSDSRKRTRTGRSWPASIPHLRRRRGRLPRRALHTQNSEVVKDDEGKEDYQFEELNTEILNNLADQELQLNHLKNSITSYFGAAGRIACGEKYRVLARRVTLDGKVQYLVEWEGATAS from the exons ATGGTCTGTACAATATGTCAAGAAGAGTATTcagaagcacctaatgaaatggtTATCTGTGATAAGTGCGGTCAAG GATATCATCAGCTGTGTCATACGCCTCATATTGACTCGAGTGTGATCGATTCAGATGAAAAGTGGCTTTGTCGACAGTGCGTTtttgcaacaacaacaaag AGGGGTGGTGCACTTAAGAAAGGACCAAATGCCAAAGCACTGCAAGTCATGAAGCAGACATTACCCTATAGCGTGGCTGACCTTGAATGGGATGCAGGTCATAAAACCAACGTTCAGCAGTGCTACTGCTACTGTGGAGGCCCTGGAGA cTGGTATTTAAAGATGCTGCAGTGCTGCAAATGTAAGCAGTGGTTTCATGAGGCTTGTGTCCAATGCCTTCAAAAGCCAATGCTGTTTGGAGATAG gttttatacatttatttgctCTGTCTGCAGTTCTGGACCAGAATACCTCAAACGTCTACCATTACAGTG GGTAGATATAGCACACCTATGCCTTTACAACCTAAGTGTTATTCACAAGAAGAAGTACTTTGACTCTGAACTTGAGCTTATGACATACATTAATGACAACTGGGACAGATTGCACCCTGGAGAG CTGGCAGACACGCCCAAATCTGAAAGATATGAGCATGTTCTGGAGGCATTAAATGATTACAAGACCAT gttTATGTctgggaaagaaataaagaagaagaagcatTTGTTTGGGTTGCGAATTCGTGTTCCTCCTGTGCCACCAAATGTGGCTttcaaagcagagaaagaacctgaaggaacatCCCATGAATTTAAAATTAAAGGCAGAAAGGCATCCAAACCTACATCTGACTCCAG GGAAGTAAGCAATGggatagaaaaaaaaggaaagaaaaaatctgTAGGTCGTCCTCCTGGCCCATATACAAGAAAAATGATTCAGAAAACTGCTGAGCCGCCTTTG GGTAAGGAATCAGTTTCAGAGAATCCTGCGTTGGATTTACCTTGTTCTATAGG GAGAACTGAGGGAGTTGCACATTCATCCAATACCTCAGATGTGGACCTCACGGGTGCTTCCAGTGCAAAAGAAACTACCTCGTCTAGCATTCCCAGGCATTATGG GTTATCTGACTCTAGAAAAAGAACTCGCACGGGAAGATCGTGGCCTGCTTCAATACCACATTTGCGGAGAAGAAGAGGTCGCCTTCCACGAAGAGCACTccatactcagaactcagaagTTGTAAAAGATGATGAAGGCAAAGAAGATTACCAGTTTGAAGAACTTAACACAGAAATCCTGAATAACTTAGCAGATCAGGAGTTACAGCTCAATCACCTGAAAAACTCCATCACTAGTTATTTTGGTGCCGCAGGTAGAATAGCATGTGGAGAGAAATACCGGGTTCTGGCTCGCCGCGTGACGCTGGATGGAAAGGTGCAGTATCTCGTGGAGTGGGAAGGAGCGACTGCATCCTGA
- the Mtf2 gene encoding metal-response element-binding transcription factor 2, whose protein sequence is MRDSTGAGNSLVHKRSPSRRNQKTSASLNKLSLQDGHKAKKPACKFEEGQDVLARWSDGLFYLGTIKKINILKQSCFITFEDSSKSWVLWKDIQTGATGSGEMVCTICQEEYSEAPNEMVICDKCGQGYHQLCHTPHIDSSVIDSDEKWLCRQCVFATTTKRGGALKKGPNAKALQVMKQTLPYSVADLEWDAGHKTNVQQCYCYCGGPGDWYLKMLQCCKCKQWFHEACVQCLQKPMLFGDRFYTFICSVCSSGPEYLKRLPLQWVDIAHLCLYNLSVIHKKKYFDSELELMTYINDNWDRLHPGELADTPKSERYEHVLEALNDYKTMFMSGKEIKKKKHLFGLRIRVPPVPPNVAFKAEKEPEGTSHEFKIKGRKASKPTSDSREVSNGIEKKGKKKSVGRPPGPYTRKMIQKTAEPPLGKESVSENPALDLPCSIGRTEGVAHSSNTSDVDLTGASSAKETTSSSIPRHYGLSDSRKRTRTGRSWPASIPHLRRRRGRLPRRALHTQNSEVVKDDEGKEDYQFEELNTEILNNLADQELQLNHLKNSITSYFGAAGRIACGEKYRVLARRVTLDGKVQYLVEWEGATAS, encoded by the exons AGACTCTACAGGAGCAGGTAATTCACTGGTCCACAAGCGGTCTCCTTCACGTCGAAACCAAAAGACCTCAGCATCCTTGAACAAGCTGTCTTTACAGGATGGACATAAAGCCAAAAAACCAGCATGTAAATTTGAAGAGGGTCAAGATGTCTTAGCTAGATGGTCAGATGGCTTGTTTTATCTTGGAACTATCAAAAAG ATAAACATTTTGAAACAGAGCTGCTTCATCACATTTGAGGACAGTTCTAagtcctgggttctctggaaggaCATCCAAACAG GAGCCACTGGGAGTGGGGAAATGGTCTGTACAATATGTCAAGAAGAGTATTcagaagcacctaatgaaatggtTATCTGTGATAAGTGCGGTCAAG GATATCATCAGCTGTGTCATACGCCTCATATTGACTCGAGTGTGATCGATTCAGATGAAAAGTGGCTTTGTCGACAGTGCGTTtttgcaacaacaacaaag AGGGGTGGTGCACTTAAGAAAGGACCAAATGCCAAAGCACTGCAAGTCATGAAGCAGACATTACCCTATAGCGTGGCTGACCTTGAATGGGATGCAGGTCATAAAACCAACGTTCAGCAGTGCTACTGCTACTGTGGAGGCCCTGGAGA cTGGTATTTAAAGATGCTGCAGTGCTGCAAATGTAAGCAGTGGTTTCATGAGGCTTGTGTCCAATGCCTTCAAAAGCCAATGCTGTTTGGAGATAG gttttatacatttatttgctCTGTCTGCAGTTCTGGACCAGAATACCTCAAACGTCTACCATTACAGTG GGTAGATATAGCACACCTATGCCTTTACAACCTAAGTGTTATTCACAAGAAGAAGTACTTTGACTCTGAACTTGAGCTTATGACATACATTAATGACAACTGGGACAGATTGCACCCTGGAGAG CTGGCAGACACGCCCAAATCTGAAAGATATGAGCATGTTCTGGAGGCATTAAATGATTACAAGACCAT gttTATGTctgggaaagaaataaagaagaagaagcatTTGTTTGGGTTGCGAATTCGTGTTCCTCCTGTGCCACCAAATGTGGCTttcaaagcagagaaagaacctgaaggaacatCCCATGAATTTAAAATTAAAGGCAGAAAGGCATCCAAACCTACATCTGACTCCAG GGAAGTAAGCAATGggatagaaaaaaaaggaaagaaaaaatctgTAGGTCGTCCTCCTGGCCCATATACAAGAAAAATGATTCAGAAAACTGCTGAGCCGCCTTTG GGTAAGGAATCAGTTTCAGAGAATCCTGCGTTGGATTTACCTTGTTCTATAGG GAGAACTGAGGGAGTTGCACATTCATCCAATACCTCAGATGTGGACCTCACGGGTGCTTCCAGTGCAAAAGAAACTACCTCGTCTAGCATTCCCAGGCATTATGG GTTATCTGACTCTAGAAAAAGAACTCGCACGGGAAGATCGTGGCCTGCTTCAATACCACATTTGCGGAGAAGAAGAGGTCGCCTTCCACGAAGAGCACTccatactcagaactcagaagTTGTAAAAGATGATGAAGGCAAAGAAGATTACCAGTTTGAAGAACTTAACACAGAAATCCTGAATAACTTAGCAGATCAGGAGTTACAGCTCAATCACCTGAAAAACTCCATCACTAGTTATTTTGGTGCCGCAGGTAGAATAGCATGTGGAGAGAAATACCGGGTTCTGGCTCGCCGCGTGACGCTGGATGGAAAGGTGCAGTATCTCGTGGAGTGGGAAGGAGCGACTGCATCCTGA
- the Mtf2 gene encoding metal-response element-binding transcription factor 2 isoform X1 has protein sequence MPPPSMMDCTLKLDSTGAGNSLVHKRSPSRRNQKTSASLNKLSLQDGHKAKKPACKFEEGQDVLARWSDGLFYLGTIKKINILKQSCFITFEDSSKSWVLWKDIQTGATGSGEMVCTICQEEYSEAPNEMVICDKCGQGYHQLCHTPHIDSSVIDSDEKWLCRQCVFATTTKRGGALKKGPNAKALQVMKQTLPYSVADLEWDAGHKTNVQQCYCYCGGPGDWYLKMLQCCKCKQWFHEACVQCLQKPMLFGDRFYTFICSVCSSGPEYLKRLPLQWVDIAHLCLYNLSVIHKKKYFDSELELMTYINDNWDRLHPGELADTPKSERYEHVLEALNDYKTMFMSGKEIKKKKHLFGLRIRVPPVPPNVAFKAEKEPEGTSHEFKIKGRKASKPTSDSREVSNGIEKKGKKKSVGRPPGPYTRKMIQKTAEPPLGKESVSENPALDLPCSIGRTEGVAHSSNTSDVDLTGASSAKETTSSSIPRHYGLSDSRKRTRTGRSWPASIPHLRRRRGRLPRRALHTQNSEVVKDDEGKEDYQFEELNTEILNNLADQELQLNHLKNSITSYFGAAGRIACGEKYRVLARRVTLDGKVQYLVEWEGATAS, from the exons ATGCCTCCCccttccatgatggactgtactctgaaact AGACTCTACAGGAGCAGGTAATTCACTGGTCCACAAGCGGTCTCCTTCACGTCGAAACCAAAAGACCTCAGCATCCTTGAACAAGCTGTCTTTACAGGATGGACATAAAGCCAAAAAACCAGCATGTAAATTTGAAGAGGGTCAAGATGTCTTAGCTAGATGGTCAGATGGCTTGTTTTATCTTGGAACTATCAAAAAG ATAAACATTTTGAAACAGAGCTGCTTCATCACATTTGAGGACAGTTCTAagtcctgggttctctggaaggaCATCCAAACAG GAGCCACTGGGAGTGGGGAAATGGTCTGTACAATATGTCAAGAAGAGTATTcagaagcacctaatgaaatggtTATCTGTGATAAGTGCGGTCAAG GATATCATCAGCTGTGTCATACGCCTCATATTGACTCGAGTGTGATCGATTCAGATGAAAAGTGGCTTTGTCGACAGTGCGTTtttgcaacaacaacaaag AGGGGTGGTGCACTTAAGAAAGGACCAAATGCCAAAGCACTGCAAGTCATGAAGCAGACATTACCCTATAGCGTGGCTGACCTTGAATGGGATGCAGGTCATAAAACCAACGTTCAGCAGTGCTACTGCTACTGTGGAGGCCCTGGAGA cTGGTATTTAAAGATGCTGCAGTGCTGCAAATGTAAGCAGTGGTTTCATGAGGCTTGTGTCCAATGCCTTCAAAAGCCAATGCTGTTTGGAGATAG gttttatacatttatttgctCTGTCTGCAGTTCTGGACCAGAATACCTCAAACGTCTACCATTACAGTG GGTAGATATAGCACACCTATGCCTTTACAACCTAAGTGTTATTCACAAGAAGAAGTACTTTGACTCTGAACTTGAGCTTATGACATACATTAATGACAACTGGGACAGATTGCACCCTGGAGAG CTGGCAGACACGCCCAAATCTGAAAGATATGAGCATGTTCTGGAGGCATTAAATGATTACAAGACCAT gttTATGTctgggaaagaaataaagaagaagaagcatTTGTTTGGGTTGCGAATTCGTGTTCCTCCTGTGCCACCAAATGTGGCTttcaaagcagagaaagaacctgaaggaacatCCCATGAATTTAAAATTAAAGGCAGAAAGGCATCCAAACCTACATCTGACTCCAG GGAAGTAAGCAATGggatagaaaaaaaaggaaagaaaaaatctgTAGGTCGTCCTCCTGGCCCATATACAAGAAAAATGATTCAGAAAACTGCTGAGCCGCCTTTG GGTAAGGAATCAGTTTCAGAGAATCCTGCGTTGGATTTACCTTGTTCTATAGG GAGAACTGAGGGAGTTGCACATTCATCCAATACCTCAGATGTGGACCTCACGGGTGCTTCCAGTGCAAAAGAAACTACCTCGTCTAGCATTCCCAGGCATTATGG GTTATCTGACTCTAGAAAAAGAACTCGCACGGGAAGATCGTGGCCTGCTTCAATACCACATTTGCGGAGAAGAAGAGGTCGCCTTCCACGAAGAGCACTccatactcagaactcagaagTTGTAAAAGATGATGAAGGCAAAGAAGATTACCAGTTTGAAGAACTTAACACAGAAATCCTGAATAACTTAGCAGATCAGGAGTTACAGCTCAATCACCTGAAAAACTCCATCACTAGTTATTTTGGTGCCGCAGGTAGAATAGCATGTGGAGAGAAATACCGGGTTCTGGCTCGCCGCGTGACGCTGGATGGAAAGGTGCAGTATCTCGTGGAGTGGGAAGGAGCGACTGCATCCTGA